In Pseudobdellovibrionaceae bacterium, the following proteins share a genomic window:
- a CDS encoding ATP-grasp domain-containing protein → MLVLLLGYRQQIAQVLESKGIPFCIWSEKPLKKQVLCQKIIIEDYPHQIEDGLSQLAGLPITHVIAGTEATVYLASRLRKALGARSNPDTAIILCHDKIEMKEFLRDRKIPMTDFLRGNELRNPNAVISRLGSTVVVKSRVGSGGRGLVWVDQDPEKLRHLLTDDVIIESPIKGTEGSVESLIQDGRVLFTNITRYTKVGTENRVPGDYPQEIQRDILELNQRVLSEIGIQWGLTHLEFYHTEANQILFGEVALRPPGGYIMQAMELAYDYDFWRAFVEIELGQSVTPPSVQAMAFAASVIFHPGEKSKITRIEGKAEAKALASMVKVRIKVKVGDSVKNRTSVGEDVGYALLKHEDPDQLTKDLEALHQTLHID, encoded by the coding sequence ATGCTTGTCCTTCTGTTGGGTTACCGACAACAAATTGCACAGGTTTTAGAGTCTAAAGGGATTCCCTTTTGTATTTGGTCAGAGAAACCTTTAAAAAAACAAGTCCTCTGCCAGAAAATCATCATTGAGGACTATCCTCACCAAATTGAAGATGGCCTATCTCAATTGGCCGGCCTCCCGATTACCCATGTGATCGCCGGAACAGAGGCCACTGTCTATCTTGCTTCTCGCCTGCGGAAGGCACTGGGCGCACGCTCCAATCCCGACACCGCAATTATTCTTTGCCATGACAAAATTGAAATGAAGGAGTTCTTGCGCGACCGTAAAATTCCCATGACGGACTTCCTGCGCGGCAATGAGCTGAGAAACCCAAATGCCGTGATTTCCCGGCTAGGAAGTACTGTGGTGGTGAAGTCTCGCGTGGGCTCCGGAGGACGAGGCCTGGTGTGGGTGGATCAAGATCCGGAAAAACTCCGCCACCTGCTCACCGACGATGTGATCATTGAGTCTCCAATTAAGGGCACAGAAGGAAGTGTTGAATCCCTAATCCAGGATGGTCGAGTTCTCTTCACCAATATCACTCGCTACACGAAAGTGGGCACAGAAAATCGCGTACCTGGTGATTACCCGCAAGAGATCCAACGCGACATTCTTGAACTCAATCAAAGGGTATTGAGTGAAATCGGCATCCAATGGGGACTGACCCATCTAGAGTTTTACCACACTGAAGCCAATCAAATCCTCTTCGGCGAAGTGGCACTGAGGCCTCCAGGCGGATACATCATGCAAGCCATGGAGCTGGCCTATGATTATGACTTCTGGCGGGCTTTTGTAGAGATCGAGCTAGGACAATCGGTGACACCACCATCGGTGCAAGCGATGGCCTTCGCCGCATCAGTAATTTTTCATCCGGGAGAGAAAAGTAAAATCACCCGTATTGAGGGTAAGGCTGAAGCAAAGGCTCTCGCCAGCATGGTAAAGGTAAGGATTAAGGTAAAAGTTGGAGATTCAGTTAAAAACCGCACGAGTGTGGGCGAAGATGTGGGCTATGCCCTACTCAAACATGAAGATCCGGATCAGCTCACCAAGGACCTGGAAGCCCTCCATCAGACTCTTCACATCGACTGA
- a CDS encoding sulfatase-like hydrolase/transferase, producing the protein MLFKVLGGRGRLLFYICLSFLVPFSLMRLGFYWFFRSGETPSSDLMHAFYLGLKFDTRVVLVFLLVPALAMLLPALNPFRRNKVIPLWTAWYSLCFFASLFFYALDFAYYSYLGLRVNATVLHFLENPIISAQMVWQTYPVILILLSLALTTTVFTWWTKRLMEAATTGKGLTSTPRTGALPGWQAWVKGFTVVLLMLAGLYGKVSAYPLRWSEAYFSTNTFVASLGMNPIHYFFDTLDNREEPFNKDKVRHHYQQVADYLGVEDRNEETLNFDRWLEPKGLLPQTTNVVLIVMESFAAHKTGVLGHPLDPTPNFDVVAKKGKLFDRFFVPSEGTARSIFGVLTGIPDVGASRTSSRNPLIVDQHTLINAFKAHQKFYFIGGSANWGNIRGVIAHNIPDMKIVEEGMFESPRTDVWGISDYDLFVEANRQLSELPSHQPFFAVVQTAGFHRPYTIPESRGHFKETQLNDGEIKKYGFVSNEEYNSLRFSDYSLGHFLELASKAPYYQNTLFVIIGDHGLPDLEAQHLSKGFQHHHITRFQVPLVFYHPGWKSEPEVIHKFATEPDVLVTIASLTGHKTLVRTFGRDLWDTRFDDRRFAFHYVYYRSPPHIALMDDDFYLVAEPGRREGLYDYKSDTPAVDQSAAHPERAQKMMDLTMGLYETAKYLLYHNPNPLKATGKPAKD; encoded by the coding sequence ATGCTTTTTAAAGTACTGGGTGGCCGGGGGCGGCTGCTGTTTTATATCTGCCTTTCCTTTCTTGTGCCATTTAGCCTCATGCGCTTGGGTTTTTACTGGTTCTTCCGTTCAGGAGAGACCCCCTCCTCCGACTTGATGCATGCCTTTTACTTGGGGCTTAAGTTTGATACCCGTGTGGTTTTGGTCTTTTTGCTGGTGCCGGCTTTGGCCATGCTTTTGCCCGCCTTGAATCCCTTTCGTCGCAACAAAGTCATCCCCTTATGGACGGCTTGGTACAGCCTGTGTTTTTTTGCTTCCTTGTTTTTTTACGCCCTGGACTTTGCCTACTACAGTTATTTGGGTTTGCGCGTGAACGCCACGGTTCTGCACTTTTTGGAGAACCCCATCATCAGTGCCCAAATGGTGTGGCAAACATATCCGGTGATTCTCATTCTGCTTAGCCTGGCTCTGACCACGACTGTCTTCACCTGGTGGACCAAACGACTGATGGAGGCGGCCACCACGGGAAAAGGTCTGACGTCAACTCCTCGCACCGGGGCCTTGCCTGGGTGGCAGGCGTGGGTCAAGGGGTTTACGGTTGTTTTGCTCATGCTCGCCGGCCTTTACGGCAAAGTGTCCGCCTACCCTTTGCGCTGGAGCGAAGCCTACTTTTCCACCAATACCTTTGTGGCCTCTCTCGGCATGAATCCCATTCATTACTTCTTTGATACTCTCGATAACCGCGAAGAGCCCTTTAACAAAGACAAAGTCCGCCACCACTACCAACAGGTGGCCGATTATTTGGGCGTGGAAGACCGCAATGAAGAGACCCTCAATTTTGACCGTTGGCTAGAGCCTAAAGGCCTTTTGCCTCAAACCACCAATGTGGTGTTGATCGTCATGGAGTCCTTTGCTGCTCACAAAACGGGAGTCCTGGGACACCCTCTGGATCCGACGCCCAATTTCGACGTTGTGGCAAAAAAGGGTAAATTGTTTGATCGCTTTTTTGTTCCTTCTGAAGGGACTGCTCGTAGTATTTTTGGCGTACTCACAGGAATACCTGACGTGGGAGCCAGCCGGACTTCAAGCCGCAATCCATTGATTGTGGACCAACACACTCTGATCAATGCCTTTAAGGCTCACCAGAAGTTCTACTTTATTGGTGGCAGTGCCAACTGGGGAAACATCCGCGGCGTTATTGCCCACAATATCCCGGACATGAAAATCGTCGAAGAGGGGATGTTTGAATCTCCCAGGACCGACGTGTGGGGAATTTCAGACTATGATCTCTTTGTGGAAGCCAACAGGCAGTTGAGTGAACTCCCCAGCCATCAGCCTTTTTTCGCCGTCGTGCAGACGGCCGGCTTTCACCGTCCTTATACCATTCCTGAATCTCGCGGACACTTTAAGGAAACTCAACTCAATGATGGGGAAATCAAAAAATACGGTTTTGTTTCCAACGAAGAGTACAACTCCCTGCGCTTTTCTGATTACAGTTTGGGCCACTTTTTAGAATTAGCCTCCAAAGCCCCCTACTATCAAAACACTTTGTTTGTGATTATTGGCGATCATGGTCTCCCCGACTTGGAGGCTCAGCACTTATCGAAGGGCTTTCAGCATCACCACATCACCCGCTTTCAGGTCCCTTTGGTTTTCTACCACCCAGGTTGGAAATCAGAACCCGAAGTGATCCACAAGTTTGCCACCGAACCCGACGTGCTGGTCACCATTGCCAGCCTCACCGGTCACAAAACCCTGGTGCGCACCTTTGGCCGTGATCTCTGGGACACCCGCTTTGATGATCGGCGCTTTGCCTTTCACTACGTCTATTACCGCTCCCCTCCCCACATTGCTCTGATGGATGATGATTTCTATTTGGTCGCCGAACCTGGCAGAAGAGAAGGACTCTACGATTATAAGTCGGATACGCCAGCTGTGGATCAATCTGCCGCTCACCCAGAGCGCGCTCAAAAGATGATGGATCTCACCATGGGCCTTTACGAAACCGCCAAGTACTTGCTGTACCACAATCCCAATCCACTGAAGGCGACGGGAAAACCGGCGAAGGACTAG
- a CDS encoding transcriptional repressor yields MKSDDSPSLVRGQQNPPEKLVGREPVDEAAFKRIIREMGLKVTHQRMAILSALTEGRAHVTAQEVYEAIQDDHPEIGFATVYRFLRKMTEKSFVTEVRMGGLPARYELTPRRHHDHLTCEKCGKIVEFENSQIEALQKQVADQHGFKLTHHVLELYGFCSNCQ; encoded by the coding sequence ATGAAATCCGATGATTCTCCGTCCCTAGTTCGGGGACAGCAAAACCCGCCAGAAAAGCTCGTTGGCCGAGAACCAGTTGATGAAGCCGCATTTAAACGCATCATTCGCGAAATGGGCCTTAAGGTCACCCACCAACGAATGGCGATTTTAAGTGCATTGACCGAAGGGCGGGCTCACGTCACGGCCCAGGAAGTCTATGAGGCCATCCAAGATGACCACCCGGAAATTGGCTTCGCCACTGTCTATCGCTTTCTGCGTAAAATGACGGAGAAGAGTTTCGTTACCGAGGTGCGTATGGGAGGTCTCCCAGCCCGCTATGAGTTAACCCCGCGTCGTCATCATGACCATTTGACTTGCGAGAAGTGTGGTAAGATCGTTGAGTTTGAGAACTCGCAGATCGAGGCTCTGCAAAAGCAAGTGGCTGATCAGCACGGTTTTAAGCTCACTCACCACGTGCTGGAACTCTACGGTTTTTGTTCCAATTGCCAATAA
- a CDS encoding HNH endonuclease: MNQQHDFEKQLPQKIRDIHHKALQVSARYKAAEVDLMNILDQVDLYRVYLRYGFNSLFQYAVHGLGLADNVAYTFINVTRKSREVPELKEEIEKGSLTVSKARKITAVITHENKDHWIEMAKSSTSSKVEREVAKENPQEARKGRMSFVHPQNEIQEKVAIRQQPSAVRVQLQVGISEKLMMKIRRAQDLVGQKSRNPVGLEETLESLVDLFLERHDPVEKAKRQAIRGKLADLSQDNSPKNQNDSKQHGNENTGAQTQRDSKPNETQDGNGNGNGNGKSNHGSMTQTCPQHVLRQVPEMGASKNNSRTGNGRRPLPAATKHRVMLRFSGQCGHVNHQGERCRETKFLEIHHLKPIALGGDNSIENLTLLCSGHHRAQHLSGLPTLPLPS; encoded by the coding sequence TTGAATCAGCAGCATGACTTTGAAAAGCAATTGCCACAAAAGATACGGGACATTCATCACAAGGCCCTGCAGGTTTCGGCCCGATACAAGGCGGCGGAAGTTGATCTGATGAACATATTAGATCAAGTGGATCTCTACAGAGTCTATCTACGCTATGGATTTAACTCTCTATTTCAATACGCTGTTCATGGCCTGGGGCTTGCGGATAATGTGGCCTACACTTTTATTAATGTTACTCGCAAATCCCGCGAGGTGCCGGAACTGAAAGAGGAGATCGAAAAAGGATCTTTGACGGTTTCAAAGGCGAGAAAGATCACGGCTGTCATCACCCATGAGAATAAGGACCATTGGATTGAGATGGCCAAGTCGTCCACTTCCTCAAAGGTTGAACGTGAGGTAGCCAAAGAAAACCCCCAAGAGGCGCGCAAAGGTCGAATGAGCTTTGTCCATCCACAGAATGAGATCCAAGAAAAGGTGGCCATTCGCCAGCAGCCCTCGGCCGTGCGAGTTCAACTTCAGGTGGGAATATCGGAGAAGCTCATGATGAAAATTCGCCGAGCCCAAGATTTGGTGGGTCAAAAGTCAAGAAACCCAGTCGGCCTTGAAGAAACCCTGGAATCCTTAGTCGACCTCTTTCTCGAAAGGCATGACCCAGTGGAAAAAGCCAAACGGCAAGCGATTCGAGGGAAACTCGCGGACCTGAGCCAAGACAACAGCCCCAAAAATCAAAACGATTCAAAGCAACATGGGAATGAGAACACAGGCGCCCAAACCCAAAGAGATTCGAAACCGAATGAGACCCAGGATGGGAATGGGAATGGGAATGGGAATGGGAAATCAAATCACGGCTCTATGACGCAGACATGTCCGCAACATGTCTTAAGACAAGTTCCCGAAATGGGCGCGTCAAAAAACAACTCGCGGACTGGCAATGGTCGGAGACCTCTCCCCGCCGCCACCAAACACCGAGTGATGCTGAGATTTTCGGGCCAATGTGGCCATGTCAACCACCAGGGCGAGCGGTGTCGGGAGACAAAGTTTTTGGAGATCCATCACCTCAAACCAATAGCCCTTGGCGGAGACAACAGTATTGAGAACCTCACCCTGCTCTGTTCCGGCCATCATCGGGCTCAGCATCTTTCTGGCTTACCGACTCTACCCTTGCCCAGCTAG
- a CDS encoding polysaccharide deacetylase family protein, giving the protein MANSISRLKVSILGVIGLLFGLSALAVPGKIPLALTFDDLPASGPEAAEITREQAMDLILQALKKHKVPPVYGFLTGQLADNMEGRKKLLVRWKEAGHLIGNHGFSHLDLSKTNSADYIADIAKNEPLLIDYASTIKELKVFRYPFLMEGDSHDKRYAVRSYLSRRQYQIAQVSVDFQDWHFYEAWMKCQGQEDNQRQLEDEFILFAKQRLTTYHQVGQYIFGANRELPHILLLHLTPLTAKLLDRLLSEFTKMGVRWISADQAIRHPLYQEDTALEMKSGGMGFLDQALQSRKLKFKWPKNHILPKNKLLSLCP; this is encoded by the coding sequence ATGGCAAACTCGATCTCTCGACTGAAGGTCTCTATACTCGGGGTAATCGGTCTTTTGTTTGGATTATCGGCCTTAGCGGTACCAGGAAAAATTCCCCTGGCTCTGACCTTTGATGATCTTCCCGCATCGGGACCCGAGGCTGCGGAGATCACCCGCGAGCAGGCCATGGATCTGATTCTTCAAGCTCTCAAGAAACACAAAGTGCCTCCGGTTTATGGATTTCTTACCGGCCAGTTGGCCGACAACATGGAGGGGCGAAAAAAACTTCTCGTTCGTTGGAAGGAGGCCGGGCACTTGATTGGCAATCATGGATTCTCTCATTTGGATCTTTCCAAAACCAACAGCGCCGACTACATTGCTGATATTGCCAAAAACGAACCCTTGCTCATCGATTACGCCTCCACCATTAAGGAACTGAAGGTTTTTCGTTACCCTTTTTTGATGGAGGGGGATTCCCATGATAAACGTTATGCCGTGCGCAGCTACTTGTCCCGCCGCCAATATCAGATCGCCCAGGTCAGTGTGGACTTTCAAGATTGGCATTTCTATGAAGCCTGGATGAAATGCCAAGGGCAAGAAGACAATCAAAGACAGCTGGAGGATGAGTTTATTCTATTCGCCAAACAGCGGCTAACCACCTATCATCAGGTCGGACAGTACATCTTTGGCGCCAATCGAGAACTTCCCCATATTCTTCTCCTTCATCTGACTCCCTTGACCGCAAAACTTCTGGATCGGCTTTTGAGCGAATTTACCAAGATGGGGGTCCGCTGGATTTCTGCCGACCAAGCCATCCGCCATCCCCTCTATCAGGAAGACACCGCCCTGGAGATGAAATCTGGAGGCATGGGTTTTCTCGACCAGGCCCTCCAGTCAAGAAAACTCAAATTCAAATGGCCCAAGAATCACATTCTCCCCAAAAACAAACTTCTCAGCCTTTGCCCGTGA
- a CDS encoding GTP cyclohydrolase I FolE2 — MSDREDPVIRELQPLRKLPDVAEVSVSTQASTIDWVGMEEMELPLLDLDPDKGPVQIPARVAAFVSLDQQNQRGIHMSRLYTLLRDRLASEALNFKFLRALVDDMIQSQQDLSQSARLELKFEKWRKRPALKSGEWGWRRYPFKVLLEKTPMGVRFEIGFEVLYSSTCPASAALARHDLVESLLKEFGPGKWSSSKITEWLDDSRTAVATPHAQRSRAEIRLNILDGALITDWSEFVDRAESAFGTPVQTAVRREDEQEFARLNGRNLLFCEDAARRILFAFKDDRRLRGFHVRVEHQESLHPHNAVASLSWPPTN, encoded by the coding sequence GTGTCTGATCGAGAAGACCCGGTGATCCGGGAACTTCAACCCCTACGAAAACTACCGGATGTGGCCGAGGTTTCTGTTTCCACCCAAGCATCGACGATTGATTGGGTGGGGATGGAAGAGATGGAGCTTCCGCTTCTGGATTTAGACCCTGACAAAGGGCCGGTGCAGATTCCGGCTCGTGTGGCAGCCTTTGTGAGTCTCGATCAACAAAACCAACGTGGCATCCACATGTCCCGTCTCTACACTTTGCTGCGCGATCGCCTGGCCAGTGAGGCCTTAAACTTCAAGTTCTTGCGCGCCCTTGTTGATGACATGATTCAATCCCAACAGGACCTCAGTCAGAGCGCTCGCTTGGAACTCAAGTTTGAGAAGTGGCGCAAGCGGCCGGCCCTCAAAAGTGGGGAGTGGGGATGGCGCCGCTACCCCTTTAAAGTGTTACTTGAAAAAACACCCATGGGTGTGCGCTTTGAGATTGGCTTTGAAGTGCTTTATTCCAGCACTTGTCCCGCCAGTGCGGCCCTGGCCCGTCATGATTTGGTTGAATCCTTGCTGAAAGAGTTTGGACCTGGAAAGTGGTCTTCATCAAAGATCACCGAATGGTTGGATGATTCGCGCACGGCAGTGGCGACACCTCATGCCCAGCGCAGTCGGGCTGAGATTCGTTTAAACATCCTGGACGGCGCTTTGATTACTGATTGGAGCGAGTTTGTCGACCGGGCCGAATCAGCTTTTGGCACTCCGGTGCAAACCGCCGTTCGCAGGGAAGACGAACAGGAGTTTGCCCGTCTCAATGGCCGCAATCTGTTGTTTTGTGAGGATGCGGCCCGAAGGATCCTCTTTGCCTTTAAAGACGACCGCAGGTTGCGTGGTTTTCACGTTCGGGTGGAGCACCAGGAAAGCCTTCATCCCCATAATGCGGTGGCCAGTCTGAGTTGGCCACCTACCAACTGA
- a CDS encoding four helix bundle protein, translating to MTQRKHEYKFRSLDLAVEFCQKVKLLKLPIHLRDQMLRASSSVALNLAEGSGKPSPKDKRRFYFISLGSLRECQAILRIEDVDDLELIDLADHLGASIYKLALAT from the coding sequence ATGACACAGAGAAAACACGAATACAAATTCAGATCATTGGATTTGGCGGTGGAATTTTGCCAGAAGGTGAAACTGTTGAAGTTGCCGATTCATTTGCGGGATCAGATGCTCCGGGCCTCCTCGTCGGTGGCGCTGAATCTTGCCGAGGGGAGTGGCAAGCCAAGCCCAAAAGACAAACGGCGGTTTTACTTTATCTCTTTGGGCTCCTTGCGTGAGTGCCAAGCGATACTGAGAATTGAAGACGTTGACGACCTTGAACTGATTGACCTTGCGGATCATCTGGGAGCCTCAATCTACAAACTGGCCCTTGCCACCTAG
- a CDS encoding phosphatase PAP2 family protein, translating to MSSVMEWLQKIDAQLFHLINSELSHPWLTSFFVFITNLHHQKIFTWGVLPVVILTWWWFKRNHAIKVLIVLGLVAGLCDSLSYRTLKPGIGRLRPHQLAAVQAQQAADNKAFQAPIVRVPYWPKSFSFPSNHALTGFALARLITWYHPTAHIWAWLVVSLVAYSRVYVGVHYPGDVIGGALIGWLIASILIKWVISGFYFLLPIYGYKSSRKMWGKAKD from the coding sequence TTGAGTTCTGTGATGGAGTGGCTGCAAAAAATTGATGCCCAACTCTTTCACCTAATCAATAGTGAGCTTTCCCACCCATGGTTGACCTCTTTTTTCGTATTCATCACCAATCTTCATCATCAAAAGATTTTCACGTGGGGCGTTCTGCCCGTGGTCATCCTCACCTGGTGGTGGTTTAAGCGTAACCATGCAATTAAAGTATTGATAGTTTTGGGTTTGGTCGCAGGCCTGTGTGATTCTCTTTCTTACAGGACGTTAAAACCTGGTATTGGGCGCTTAAGGCCCCACCAGTTGGCGGCGGTGCAGGCGCAGCAGGCGGCTGATAACAAGGCCTTCCAGGCTCCCATCGTGCGCGTGCCCTATTGGCCAAAGAGCTTCAGTTTTCCCTCAAACCACGCGCTCACAGGCTTTGCCCTGGCCCGCCTCATTACCTGGTATCATCCAACGGCTCACATTTGGGCCTGGCTGGTCGTTAGCCTTGTGGCTTATAGCCGGGTTTATGTGGGAGTTCATTATCCAGGCGATGTGATTGGCGGAGCCCTGATTGGGTGGCTGATTGCCAGCATTCTCATCAAGTGGGTGATTTCCGGCTTTTACTTCCTTTTGCCCATCTATGGTTATAAGTCTTCGCGCAAGATGTGGGGGAAGGCTAAGGATTGA
- a CDS encoding DUF547 domain-containing protein, which produces MLKQRFSPQAKWVLFSGFILGLITPLSLATAEDNTTSAQQASVAAGFDHSYKVWTEILQNFVVVKGPASQVKYLELKKGRKVLDDFLSQLSNVTESEFKAWKKEQQLAFLINAYNGFTLQHIVNNYPVASIRKIGGFFTNPWRVEFFGLLGKKRHLDWIEHGTIRKNYQEPRIHFALNCASVGCPALRQEAFTGDQLTDQLEEQAKLFLRDTTRNRIDEKEGKVFLSKIFDTEPWFAEDFTKKAGSVAAFVAPYMTDDPAMQEKIKGGELKLDFLKYDWGLNEIK; this is translated from the coding sequence ATGTTGAAGCAACGCTTTTCGCCGCAAGCCAAATGGGTTCTTTTTTCTGGCTTCATCCTGGGTCTCATAACTCCTCTCTCCTTGGCCACAGCGGAGGACAACACAACCTCAGCCCAACAGGCCTCGGTCGCCGCTGGCTTTGATCACAGCTACAAGGTCTGGACAGAAATTCTACAGAACTTTGTAGTGGTCAAGGGGCCTGCTAGCCAGGTGAAATACCTAGAACTCAAAAAGGGCCGCAAGGTCCTAGACGATTTTCTTAGCCAGCTCTCGAATGTGACGGAGAGCGAATTTAAGGCATGGAAGAAAGAACAGCAGTTGGCCTTTTTGATTAATGCCTACAATGGTTTTACCCTTCAGCACATCGTCAACAACTATCCCGTCGCCTCGATTCGCAAGATTGGTGGTTTTTTTACCAACCCCTGGCGCGTTGAGTTTTTCGGACTCTTAGGGAAAAAGCGCCATTTGGACTGGATTGAACACGGGACCATTCGCAAAAACTACCAGGAACCACGGATTCATTTTGCTCTCAACTGCGCCTCGGTCGGCTGCCCGGCCTTGCGCCAAGAAGCCTTCACCGGAGACCAGCTCACTGACCAACTGGAAGAACAGGCCAAGCTGTTTTTACGTGATACAACGCGCAACAGGATTGATGAAAAAGAGGGCAAGGTTTTCCTCTCTAAGATCTTCGACACCGAACCCTGGTTTGCCGAGGACTTTACCAAAAAGGCCGGCTCTGTGGCCGCATTTGTGGCTCCCTACATGACGGACGATCCGGCGATGCAAGAGAAGATCAAGGGGGGAGAGTTAAAATTGGACTTCCTCAAATACGACTGGGGATTGAACGAAATCAAATAG